One part of the Salinivirga cyanobacteriivorans genome encodes these proteins:
- a CDS encoding S9 family peptidase gives MKNLVLIFAVFVVALANPSWAQDDKFTMEDAVIGQWRGLYPRSIYGYWQPQTHILTYSQENKIIRFDADTKQKDTLLTLKNINAALKAAEADSLKRLSSPDWIDNERLLFRNKNKFYVYSTVDNSIKKTFTFQPTDNNFDYPDELSKNMIAVTNGNSLFIIKPNARITVAQSRDKDIVYGQSVSRREFGISKGTFWSPKANYLAYYIKDNSDVTDYPLVDITSRTAEAEMTLYPMAGTPSEHVSLGIYNVDKNQTIYIEDENAESEQYLTNISWGPNEEYIYIQVLNREQNHMKFNKYDVKTGAFVKTLFEEKHEKYVEPYHKIHFVPGDDDKFVYQTRRDGYNHLYLYTTDGKEKGQITSGNWEVTQFLGFGPKGRYAYYVSTEGSPLERHAYKINIKNSQKKTKITQSRGYHRVKLSSDANYLYDRYSSTDVPGISQVINTNTLEKYTLKKAKNPLKPYALGEMEIGTIKAGDDKTDLYYRLIKPTDFDSTKTYPAIVYVYGGPHAQLISNRWMGGARMWQQYMAQNGYVMLTIDNRGSANRGLDFENATHRQLGKLEMKDQLRGIEFLKQLGYVDTTKLGVHGWSYGGFMTTSLMTHHPEVFQVGVAGGPVIDWKYYEIMYGERYMDTPDENPEGYKSTSLIDMAPELKGKLLIIHGGMDPTVVQQHSLAFLRACIKNNIPVDYFVYPQAEHNVRGKDRIHLMQKVTDYFNDYLK, from the coding sequence ATGAAGAATCTAGTATTAATATTTGCTGTTTTTGTTGTAGCACTTGCAAACCCATCCTGGGCACAAGATGATAAATTCACTATGGAAGATGCTGTGATTGGCCAATGGAGGGGACTTTACCCCAGGTCTATTTATGGATACTGGCAACCTCAAACCCACATTTTAACCTATTCGCAGGAGAACAAAATCATAAGATTTGATGCAGATACAAAACAAAAAGACACACTACTTACACTTAAAAACATAAATGCCGCTTTAAAAGCAGCAGAAGCCGATTCATTAAAACGATTATCAAGCCCAGACTGGATCGATAATGAACGTTTACTTTTTAGAAATAAAAATAAATTCTATGTGTATAGCACAGTCGATAATAGCATAAAAAAAACATTTACATTTCAACCAACAGATAACAATTTCGATTATCCTGATGAATTATCAAAAAACATGATTGCTGTTACAAATGGAAATAGTTTGTTTATTATCAAACCAAACGCAAGAATAACTGTAGCACAGTCAAGAGATAAAGATATTGTTTATGGCCAATCTGTTAGTCGCAGAGAGTTTGGGATATCGAAAGGTACATTTTGGTCACCTAAAGCGAACTATCTGGCTTATTATATTAAAGATAATTCAGATGTTACAGATTATCCACTTGTAGACATTACAAGCAGAACAGCAGAGGCTGAGATGACGCTCTATCCAATGGCCGGCACACCAAGTGAACATGTTAGTCTTGGTATTTATAATGTTGATAAGAACCAAACCATCTACATAGAAGATGAAAATGCAGAATCAGAACAATACCTGACAAATATTTCCTGGGGTCCAAATGAAGAATACATATACATACAGGTGCTCAACCGCGAGCAAAACCATATGAAATTTAATAAGTACGATGTAAAAACCGGTGCTTTTGTTAAAACGCTCTTCGAGGAAAAACATGAAAAATATGTTGAACCCTATCATAAAATTCATTTTGTACCCGGGGATGATGATAAATTTGTTTATCAAACCAGGAGAGATGGCTATAATCATCTGTACCTGTATACAACCGACGGCAAAGAAAAAGGCCAGATTACCAGTGGTAATTGGGAAGTAACACAATTTTTAGGTTTTGGGCCCAAAGGTAGGTATGCCTACTACGTATCAACCGAAGGAAGCCCTTTAGAACGTCATGCTTATAAAATAAATATTAAGAATTCGCAAAAAAAGACAAAGATCACGCAAAGTCGTGGCTATCATCGGGTCAAATTATCCTCCGACGCCAATTACCTGTATGACCGGTATTCATCAACAGACGTACCGGGCATATCACAAGTGATAAATACCAACACCCTTGAAAAATATACATTAAAAAAAGCGAAAAATCCATTAAAGCCTTATGCACTTGGAGAGATGGAAATAGGCACTATTAAAGCCGGTGATGATAAAACTGATTTATATTATCGCTTAATAAAACCAACAGATTTCGACTCCACAAAAACTTACCCAGCCATAGTTTACGTCTATGGAGGGCCCCATGCACAGTTAATTAGCAATAGATGGATGGGCGGTGCGAGAATGTGGCAACAATATATGGCCCAAAACGGATATGTAATGTTGACTATTGATAATCGTGGATCGGCAAACCGCGGCCTTGACTTTGAAAATGCCACACACAGACAATTGGGAAAACTCGAAATGAAAGACCAATTGAGAGGTATAGAGTTCCTGAAGCAACTGGGCTATGTAGATACGACCAAATTAGGTGTTCATGGATGGAGTTACGGAGGATTCATGACAACATCTCTGATGACACACCACCCGGAGGTTTTCCAGGTTGGTGTTGCAGGTGGCCCGGTCATTGATTGGAAGTATTATGAAATTATGTATGGCGAACGCTACATGGATACACCCGATGAAAACCCGGAAGGATATAAATCAACCAGCCTGATTGACATGGCTCCCGAATTAAAAGGAAAATTGCTTATTATACATGGCGGCATGGACCCAACGGTAGTGCAACAACACAGTCTTGCTTTTTTAAGAGCCTGCATTAAAAACAACATTCCGGTGGATTACTTTGTGTACCCTCAAGCAGAACATAATGTCAGGGGTAAAGACCGAATTCATCTTATGCAAAAAGTAACAGATTACTTCAATGATTATTTGAAGTAA